One region of Eupeodes corollae chromosome 1, idEupCoro1.1, whole genome shotgun sequence genomic DNA includes:
- the LOC129943294 gene encoding uncharacterized protein LOC129943294, producing the protein MQKTNRPTWNCLKVTSLKLFDEMMSSNVIPIWRGIRLVHVADYVDERTTDDPSDTDTGATFQRDSESFVFLDQISERMARVLQTHALQVSFKEIVDGFELDGKGKSSEVYGTPRHRRHRNNMMIAMVFGVTALGAVMVPVGFQVLSVISGKALLLAKMALLLASINGLKRIANSGVHYGLYQVPHDPFGYHHGYYDRGDAQHPRNVPNILTNRVEEI; encoded by the exons ATGCAGAAAACCAATCGCCCAACATGGAATTGCCTCAAAGTCACATCACTGAAGTTATTTGACGAGATGATGTCGTCAAATGTGATTCCCATATGGCGGGGGATTCGATTAGTGCATGTAGCCGATTACGTAGATGAAAGGACGACTGATGATCCAAG TGATACCGATACTGGAGCTACCTTTCAAAGGGATTCCGAGAGTTTTGTGTTTCTGGATCAAATTTCCGAAAGAATGGCTAGAGTCCTACAAACGCATGCCTTGCAAGTGAGCTTTAAGGAAATCGTTGATGGATTTGAGCTAGATGGTAAAG GCAAATCATCTGAAGTCTATGGAACTCCTCGTCACAGACGTCATCGAAACAACATGATGATTGCAATGGTCTTTGGAGTTACAGCTTTGGGAGCAGTGATGGTACCTGTTGGATTTCAGGTTTTGTCGGTTATTAGTGGAAAAGCATTGCTTTTGGCTAAAATGGCTTTGTTGTTAGCATCAATAAATGGCTTAAAAAGG atTGCTAATAGTGGTGTACATTATGGATTATATCAAGTTCCACATGATCCATTTGGTTATCATCATGGCTATTATGATCGTGGTGATGCTCAACATCCTCGGAATGTACCAAACATCTTGACTAATCGAGTTGAAGaaatttaa